A window of the Paraburkholderia sp. ZP32-5 genome harbors these coding sequences:
- a CDS encoding substrate-binding domain-containing protein, with the protein MLIKSSKLKICQALTVVIASMGASAAMAGPLVQGGGSSLVGPLIDGFGAATTSNEIGIFGTSEATLTYYSVDSGAGQTAFLNNLPASFGAGVTGTVDFANSDAALTTAQITGYTRTATDGPLIQIPYLITPVTISLANGPTVTSTTTPQTNPNQLHSIALNDADLCGIFSGNFTNWNQVTNPETGATYGLNSAITVVYRADASGTNELLTRHLAAVCPLLAANTTKAGVTFVDSLALGDSFPGKTVPTSFVGVSNSAGVRHALTSATTALVAYLGPDYTNTFLAPKSAVVTSSGAVQLSVASLQNSAASGAPIVAPTAANASAAVSGGMILTSNPADQTQWGPTSGSAYTALANPTAGYPISGTSQIILSQCYRDATVGQAMYDFLNDHYTDASFISLAQGYGFATLPTVFTTHIVDVFVVGNKAHLNINNSTVCGGKGR; encoded by the coding sequence ATGCTCATAAAATCCAGCAAACTCAAGATCTGTCAGGCCTTGACTGTCGTCATCGCGAGCATGGGCGCATCGGCCGCGATGGCCGGCCCGCTCGTTCAAGGCGGCGGTTCGTCGCTCGTCGGTCCGCTAATCGACGGGTTCGGAGCCGCCACCACGTCAAATGAAATCGGCATCTTCGGCACCAGCGAAGCAACGCTCACGTATTACTCGGTCGATTCGGGCGCAGGCCAGACCGCGTTCCTGAACAACCTGCCGGCATCGTTCGGCGCTGGCGTCACCGGCACGGTCGACTTCGCCAACAGCGATGCCGCACTGACGACCGCTCAGATCACCGGCTACACGCGTACCGCCACGGACGGTCCGCTGATCCAGATTCCGTACCTCATTACGCCGGTCACGATTTCGCTCGCGAATGGCCCGACCGTCACCAGCACGACGACGCCGCAAACGAATCCGAACCAGTTGCATAGCATTGCGCTGAATGACGCGGACCTGTGCGGCATCTTCTCCGGCAACTTCACCAACTGGAACCAGGTCACGAACCCCGAAACGGGCGCAACGTATGGGTTGAACTCGGCAATCACGGTGGTCTACCGTGCCGACGCCAGTGGCACGAACGAACTGCTGACCCGCCACCTGGCCGCCGTATGCCCGTTGTTAGCTGCCAACACGACGAAGGCGGGCGTGACGTTCGTTGATTCGCTGGCGCTCGGGGATTCGTTCCCGGGTAAAACCGTCCCGACGAGCTTCGTCGGCGTTAGCAACAGCGCCGGTGTACGTCATGCGCTGACTTCAGCAACGACGGCGCTGGTCGCCTACCTGGGCCCGGACTACACGAACACGTTCCTCGCACCGAAGAGCGCGGTGGTGACGTCGAGCGGCGCGGTCCAACTGTCGGTCGCAAGCTTGCAGAACTCGGCCGCCTCAGGCGCCCCGATCGTCGCGCCGACGGCTGCGAACGCGAGCGCCGCAGTCAGCGGCGGCATGATCTTGACATCGAATCCGGCTGACCAGACGCAATGGGGCCCGACGTCCGGCTCCGCCTATACGGCGCTCGCCAATCCGACCGCCGGCTATCCGATTTCAGGTACGAGCCAGATAATCCTGAGCCAGTGCTATAGGGATGCGACCGTCGGTCAAGCGATGTACGACTTCCTGAACGATCACTACACCGATGCCTCGTTCATCTCGCTCGCGCAAGGCTATGGCTTCGCTACGCTCCCGACAGTCTTCACGACCCACATCGTCGACGTTTTCGTCGTGGGCAACAAAGCCCACCTGAACATCAACAATTCGACGGTTTGCGGCGGCAAGGGTCGCTAA
- a CDS encoding substrate-binding domain-containing protein — MKSNQRKICQALALLISAMGASAAMAGPLVQGGGSSLVAPTIGLTASTLNEIGLFGTTEATLTYYSVGSGAGQTAFLNNLPASFGAGVTGTVDFANSDAALTTAQITGYTRTATDGPLIQIPYIVTPITISLANGPAVTSTTTPQTNPNQSHSIALNDADLCGIFSGNFTNWNQVTNPETGAKYAASTITVVYRTDASGTNELLTRHLANVCPNVTPTTTKTGVTFVDSLALGDSFPGHTVPTSFVGVSNSAGVRNALLAAISTSSGAPALVAYLSPDYTNTFLAPKSTVVTTTGAVQLSVASLQNSAATGAPIVAPTAANASAAVATMTLPTNPADQTQWVPTSGSAYTALANPTAGYPISGTSQIILSQCYKDATVGQAMHDFLNDHFTSASFISVVQGNGFNTLPSAFTTAVVSDFLVGTKANLNINNSTICSGKGR, encoded by the coding sequence GTGAAATCCAACCAACGCAAGATTTGCCAGGCCCTAGCTCTCCTTATCTCCGCCATGGGCGCATCGGCCGCGATGGCCGGCCCGCTCGTTCAAGGTGGCGGCTCGTCGCTCGTCGCTCCGACGATCGGCCTGACGGCCAGCACGCTGAATGAAATCGGCCTGTTCGGCACCACCGAAGCAACGCTCACGTATTACTCGGTTGGCTCGGGCGCAGGCCAGACCGCGTTCCTGAACAACCTGCCGGCATCGTTCGGCGCTGGCGTCACCGGCACAGTCGACTTCGCCAACAGCGATGCTGCACTGACGACCGCTCAGATCACCGGCTACACGCGTACCGCCACGGACGGCCCGCTGATCCAGATTCCGTACATCGTTACGCCGATCACGATTTCGCTCGCGAATGGCCCGGCCGTCACCAGCACGACGACGCCGCAAACGAATCCGAACCAGTCGCATAGTATTGCGCTGAATGACGCGGATCTGTGCGGCATCTTCTCCGGCAACTTCACCAACTGGAACCAGGTCACGAACCCTGAAACCGGCGCGAAGTACGCGGCGAGCACGATCACGGTCGTCTACCGCACCGACGCCAGCGGCACGAACGAACTGCTGACCCGCCACCTGGCCAACGTTTGCCCCAACGTAACTCCCACCACGACGAAAACGGGCGTGACGTTCGTTGATTCGCTGGCGCTCGGCGATTCGTTCCCGGGTCACACTGTCCCGACGAGCTTCGTCGGCGTTAGCAACAGCGCCGGTGTACGTAATGCGCTGCTGGCGGCAATCTCGACGTCGTCGGGCGCACCGGCGCTCGTCGCCTACCTGAGCCCGGACTACACGAACACGTTCCTCGCACCGAAGAGCACGGTCGTGACGACGACCGGCGCGGTCCAACTGTCGGTCGCAAGCTTGCAGAACTCGGCCGCCACGGGCGCCCCGATCGTCGCGCCGACGGCCGCGAACGCTAGCGCCGCGGTCGCCACCATGACGTTGCCGACGAATCCGGCTGACCAGACGCAATGGGTCCCGACGTCCGGCTCCGCCTATACGGCGCTCGCCAATCCGACCGCCGGTTATCCGATTTCGGGTACGAGCCAGATCATCCTGAGCCAGTGCTATAAGGATGCGACCGTTGGTCAGGCAATGCACGACTTCCTGAACGATCACTTCACCAGCGCCTCGTTCATCTCGGTCGTTCAAGGCAATGGCTTCAATACGCTCCCGTCGGCCTTCACCACCGCGGTCGTCAGCGACTTCCTCGTGGGCACCAAAGCCAACCTGAACATCAACAATTCGACGATTTGCAGCGGCAAGGGCCGCTAA
- the gspD gene encoding type II secretion system secretin GspD → MTRTRLSHSLPVVRCVARCMAFATALTVTQIAGAQVNLSFSNADISEVAKAIGTATDTTIIVDPRVKGQLNLTSDNSVSKERALKTLEAALRMQGFALVRDHGILKVLPEADAKLQGVPTYVGNAPVARGDHVITQVFRLRNESATNLLPVLKPLVSPNNAIAAYANDNTLIVTDYADNVRRIADIIAGVDGSASRNFAIVPLNHESAIDLAPIVQKMLDPSGVGNTDSTLKVSVTPDPRLNTLLLRATDPGRVADARAIIAQLDAPTRVPGNMHVVRLQYADATDLAKVLRGMLGLATDTSSSSDKSSFKSFEDGNGSKSGSGSGTGSSSGTGTNSSTGTPGEPPLPGGADSSYGGSASGGAAGSKGGLIGSASGGDNAESGMIQPDPATNSLVITAPEPVYQNLRNVIDRLDVRREQVYLEAMIVEMSATSAANLGVQWQGALQSNGGNNALYGSTNFGTSTSQSIVDLTAQGQNLGQTLASTTATTLLNNGINIGLLHKFGNIFGLGALVQALATTTNATILSSPNLITLDNAEARIVVGSNVPVQTGSYSTASAVSNTGVSAFNTFDREDVGIVLHVKPQIVKGGVIKLQIYSEDSSVDPTSINNPGGVTITKRSVQSTVLTDDGEILVLGGLIQDNYSDGNNKVPLLGDIPWIGSLFRAENKNRTKTNVMVFLRPVVLHDGETAASLSENRYDELQQQMHDGKTDNRIVRDKDVPVLPPRAPGPADGVAPASGVFDLQRMRREPAAGAATGSITGSVSAVPEGTVPPAGSMSATGGNAAASSMPVPQPSGSSSAEPATVPSSNPIRTQP, encoded by the coding sequence ATGACACGTACTCGTCTTTCGCACTCCCTGCCTGTCGTTCGTTGCGTGGCCCGTTGCATGGCATTTGCCACTGCACTCACCGTCACGCAGATCGCCGGCGCGCAGGTCAATCTCAGTTTCTCGAATGCCGACATCAGCGAGGTCGCGAAAGCGATCGGCACCGCGACGGACACGACGATCATCGTCGATCCGCGTGTGAAGGGGCAGCTGAACCTCACGTCGGATAACTCGGTGAGCAAGGAGCGTGCGCTGAAAACGCTCGAGGCGGCGCTGCGCATGCAGGGCTTCGCGCTCGTGCGCGATCACGGCATTCTGAAGGTGCTGCCCGAAGCCGACGCGAAGCTGCAGGGCGTGCCGACCTATGTCGGCAACGCGCCGGTTGCGCGCGGCGATCATGTGATCACGCAGGTGTTCCGGCTCCGAAACGAATCGGCCACCAATCTGCTGCCGGTGCTGAAGCCGCTCGTCAGTCCGAACAATGCGATCGCCGCCTACGCGAACGACAACACGCTGATCGTGACCGACTACGCGGACAACGTGCGTCGCATCGCGGACATCATCGCCGGCGTCGACGGCAGCGCATCGCGCAACTTCGCGATCGTGCCGCTCAATCACGAAAGCGCGATCGACCTCGCGCCGATCGTGCAGAAGATGCTGGACCCGAGCGGCGTCGGCAATACCGATTCGACGTTGAAGGTCTCGGTCACGCCGGACCCGCGACTCAACACGCTATTGCTGCGCGCCACCGATCCCGGCCGCGTCGCCGATGCGCGCGCCATCATCGCGCAACTCGACGCGCCGACGCGCGTGCCGGGCAACATGCACGTCGTGCGTCTGCAATACGCCGATGCGACCGATCTCGCGAAAGTACTGCGCGGCATGCTGGGACTCGCGACCGATACGTCCAGCTCCAGCGACAAGTCCTCGTTTAAAAGTTTCGAGGACGGCAACGGCTCGAAGAGCGGCAGCGGCAGTGGTACTGGCAGCAGCAGCGGCACGGGCACCAACTCGTCGACGGGAACACCCGGTGAGCCGCCGCTGCCTGGCGGCGCCGACAGTTCGTATGGTGGGAGCGCGAGCGGCGGCGCGGCGGGATCGAAGGGCGGATTGATCGGCAGCGCGAGTGGTGGCGACAACGCCGAGAGCGGCATGATCCAGCCCGATCCGGCGACGAACTCGCTCGTCATCACCGCGCCCGAACCGGTCTACCAGAACCTGCGCAATGTGATCGACCGGCTCGACGTGCGGCGCGAGCAGGTCTATCTGGAAGCGATGATCGTCGAAATGAGCGCGACGTCCGCCGCCAATCTCGGCGTGCAATGGCAGGGCGCGTTGCAGTCGAACGGCGGCAATAACGCGCTGTACGGCAGCACGAACTTCGGCACATCGACGAGCCAGAGCATCGTCGATCTCACCGCGCAGGGCCAGAATCTTGGCCAGACTCTCGCGTCGACGACCGCGACAACACTGCTGAACAACGGCATCAATATCGGTCTGCTGCATAAGTTCGGCAATATCTTCGGGCTCGGCGCGTTGGTGCAGGCGCTCGCAACCACCACCAACGCGACCATCCTGTCGTCGCCGAATCTGATCACGCTCGATAACGCGGAGGCGCGCATCGTCGTCGGTTCGAACGTGCCGGTGCAGACCGGTTCGTATTCGACGGCGTCCGCGGTGTCGAACACCGGCGTCAGTGCGTTCAACACGTTCGATCGCGAGGATGTCGGCATCGTGTTGCACGTCAAGCCGCAAATTGTGAAGGGCGGTGTGATCAAGCTGCAGATCTATTCGGAAGACTCGTCCGTCGATCCCACGTCGATCAATAATCCGGGCGGCGTGACGATCACCAAGCGCTCGGTCCAGTCGACCGTGCTCACCGACGATGGCGAAATTCTGGTGCTCGGCGGGCTGATTCAGGACAACTATTCCGACGGCAACAACAAGGTGCCGCTGCTTGGCGATATTCCGTGGATCGGCTCGCTGTTCCGCGCGGAGAACAAGAACCGCACCAAAACCAATGTGATGGTGTTTCTGCGCCCGGTCGTCCTGCATGACGGCGAGACGGCCGCGAGCCTGTCGGAGAACCGCTACGACGAACTGCAGCAACAGATGCACGATGGCAAGACCGATAACCGCATCGTGCGCGACAAGGATGTGCCGGTGCTGCCGCCGCGCGCGCCTGGGCCGGCAGATGGCGTTGCGCCGGCAAGCGGCGTGTTCGACCTGCAACGGATGCGGCGCGAGCCGGCTGCGGGGGCCGCGACGGGCTCGATTACCGGGTCGGTCTCCGCGGTGCCCGAGGGCACGGTGCCGCCGGCCGGTTCGATGTCCGCAACGGGTGGCAATGCCGCGGCTTCATCGATGCCGGTGCCGCAGCCTTCCGGCAGCTCATCAGCCGAACCGGCGACCGTACCTTCATCCAATCCGATCAGGACGCAGCCATGA
- the gspE gene encoding type II secretion system ATPase GspE yields the protein MPAVEPQHSAPVSRSTPDLRLPYAFARNGQILIVDEQSTEQIGQTGLPSVWISERTPASSIAEVARHLGPFALVCKPADELAQAINTAYARQDGSAAQVVGEVEGEVDLSRLMQDIPEVEDLLESEDDAPIIRMINALLTQAAREQASDIHIEPFENASVVRFRVDGTLRDVVRPKKALHGALISRIKIMAQLDIAEKRLPQDGRITLRVGGRPVDVRVSTLPTGHGERAVLRLLEKDAARLNLEALGMGADTLGKFDKLIGKPHGIVLVTGPTGSGKTTTLYASMSRLETATTNIMTVEDPIEYDLSGIGQTQVNERIGMTFARALRSILRQDPDVIMIGEIRDLETAQIAVQASLTGHLVLATLHTNDAASAVTRLTDMGVEPYLLASSLLGVLAQRLVRRLCPHCKEERTEEDGRKRWHPVGCDRCGHSGYAGRRGVYELLIVDDAIRALIHRNAADAEILATGCANGMRTLHDDAERWLATGLTSLEEVLRVTGGH from the coding sequence ATGCCGGCCGTCGAACCGCAGCATTCAGCACCGGTGTCGCGCAGCACACCGGATTTGCGGCTGCCGTATGCATTCGCACGCAACGGACAGATCCTGATCGTCGACGAGCAGAGCACCGAACAGATAGGACAGACAGGCCTGCCATCGGTCTGGATCAGCGAGCGCACGCCGGCGAGTTCGATCGCGGAAGTCGCGCGTCATCTGGGCCCGTTCGCGCTGGTGTGCAAACCCGCCGACGAACTCGCGCAGGCGATCAACACCGCGTACGCGCGCCAGGATGGCAGCGCGGCGCAGGTGGTCGGCGAAGTGGAAGGTGAAGTCGATCTGTCGCGTCTGATGCAGGACATCCCCGAGGTCGAGGATCTGCTCGAATCGGAAGACGATGCGCCGATCATCCGCATGATCAACGCGCTGCTCACACAAGCGGCGCGCGAGCAGGCGTCGGATATCCATATCGAGCCGTTCGAGAATGCGTCGGTCGTTCGCTTTCGTGTCGACGGCACGTTGCGTGATGTCGTGCGGCCGAAAAAAGCACTGCATGGCGCGCTGATCTCGCGGATCAAGATCATGGCGCAGCTCGATATCGCGGAGAAACGTCTGCCGCAGGATGGTCGTATCACGCTGCGCGTCGGCGGCCGTCCGGTCGACGTGCGGGTGTCGACACTGCCGACCGGTCACGGCGAGCGCGCGGTGCTGCGTCTGCTTGAAAAGGACGCCGCGCGTTTGAATCTCGAAGCACTCGGCATGGGCGCCGACACGCTCGGCAAATTCGACAAGCTGATCGGCAAGCCGCACGGCATTGTGCTCGTCACAGGCCCGACCGGTTCCGGTAAAACCACCACGCTGTATGCGTCGATGTCGCGGCTCGAAACGGCGACCACCAACATCATGACGGTCGAAGATCCGATCGAATACGACCTGTCGGGCATCGGCCAGACCCAGGTCAACGAGCGGATCGGCATGACCTTCGCGCGCGCACTGCGCTCGATTCTGCGTCAGGACCCGGACGTGATCATGATCGGCGAAATCCGCGACCTCGAAACCGCGCAGATCGCGGTGCAGGCCTCGCTGACCGGTCACCTGGTGCTCGCAACGCTGCACACGAACGATGCGGCCTCGGCAGTTACGCGTCTGACCGATATGGGTGTCGAGCCGTATCTGCTCGCGTCATCGTTGCTTGGCGTGCTCGCGCAGCGGCTGGTGCGGCGTCTGTGTCCGCACTGCAAGGAAGAACGTACCGAGGAAGACGGCCGCAAGCGCTGGCATCCGGTCGGCTGCGATCGCTGCGGTCATTCCGGTTATGCAGGACGTCGCGGTGTCTACGAACTGCTGATCGTCGACGATGCAATCCGCGCGCTGATCCACCGCAATGCCGCCGATGCGGAAATCCTCGCGACAGGATGTGCGAACGGCATGCGCACGTTGCATGACGACGCTGAACGGTGGCTCGCGACGGGCCTCACGTCGCTCGAAGAGGTGTTGCGCGTAACAGGAGGACATTGA
- the gspF gene encoding type II secretion system inner membrane protein GspF: MSAFRYEAIDPAGKTLRGVLEADSARAGRGQLRAQGLTPMVVELAASRLNGERSQRLALGRKLSQREQAILTRQLASLLIAGLPLDETLSVLSEQAERDYVRELTASIRGEVVGGHSFANALAQHPRDFPDIYRALVAAGEHTGKLGLVLSRLADYIEQSNGLRQKIVLAFTYPIVVTFIALGIVTFLLSYVVPQVANVFTSTKQQLPFLTVMMLALSDYVRHWWWATLIAIGALVYLVRSVLKQPGPRLAFDTWILTTPLAGRLVRGYNTVRFASTLGILTAAGVPILRALQAAGETLSNRAMLGKVEDAIVRVREGSALSRALGNTKTFPPVLVHLIRSGEATGDVTTMLDRASEGESRELERRTMFLTSLLEPLLILAMGGIVLVIVLAVMMPIIDLNNMVQ, encoded by the coding sequence ATGTCGGCATTCCGGTACGAAGCGATTGATCCTGCAGGCAAGACCCTGCGTGGCGTGCTCGAAGCGGACAGTGCCCGCGCCGGGCGTGGCCAGTTGCGCGCGCAAGGGCTTACGCCGATGGTGGTGGAACTGGCGGCGTCGCGCCTGAATGGCGAGCGCAGCCAGCGGCTCGCGCTGGGCCGCAAGCTGTCGCAGCGCGAGCAGGCCATTCTGACGCGGCAGCTTGCGAGTCTGCTGATTGCGGGGCTGCCGCTCGACGAGACGCTGTCGGTGCTCAGCGAGCAGGCCGAGCGCGACTATGTGCGCGAGTTGACCGCGTCGATTCGCGGCGAGGTGGTCGGCGGCCATTCGTTCGCGAATGCGCTTGCGCAGCATCCGCGAGATTTTCCGGACATCTATCGCGCGCTCGTCGCGGCCGGCGAGCATACCGGCAAGCTCGGTCTCGTGTTGTCGCGGCTCGCCGACTATATCGAACAGAGCAACGGGCTCAGGCAGAAGATCGTGCTGGCGTTCACGTATCCGATCGTCGTCACGTTCATCGCGCTCGGCATCGTCACGTTCCTGTTGAGCTATGTGGTGCCGCAGGTCGCGAACGTGTTCACGAGCACCAAGCAGCAACTGCCGTTTCTGACCGTGATGATGCTTGCGCTGTCGGACTACGTGCGTCACTGGTGGTGGGCGACGTTGATCGCAATCGGTGCGCTGGTCTATCTGGTGCGCTCGGTGCTGAAACAGCCCGGACCGCGTCTCGCCTTCGATACCTGGATACTCACCACGCCGCTAGCCGGCCGGCTCGTACGCGGCTACAACACCGTGCGTTTCGCGAGCACGCTCGGCATTCTGACGGCCGCCGGCGTGCCGATTCTGCGCGCGCTGCAGGCGGCGGGCGAAACGCTCAGCAATCGCGCGATGCTCGGCAAGGTGGAGGACGCGATCGTGCGGGTGCGCGAAGGCTCGGCGCTGTCGCGCGCGCTCGGCAATACGAAGACCTTTCCGCCGGTGCTCGTGCATCTGATCCGCTCGGGCGAAGCAACCGGCGACGTGACGACGATGCTCGACCGCGCCTCCGAAGGCGAGTCGCGCGAACTCGAACGGCGCACGATGTTCCTGACCAGTCTGCTCGAACCGCTGCTGATTCTGGCGATGGGCGGCATCGTGCTGGTGATCGTGCTGGCGGTGATGATGCCGATCATCGACCTGAACAACATGGTGCAGTGA
- a CDS encoding type II secretion system protein N: MLRSLSTRIAPVPALATVAAAALLAAALWSARSLSAPQPSAAVATAPRAPLDGAAGANLFGASPESAQNNAVQLLGILSFDPRHAAAIVSVGGDAARVIHVGGTFNNDMTLAEIHPKSIVVERHGLRREIALPAAQNPNAYVR, encoded by the coding sequence ATGCTTCGCAGCCTCTCGACCCGGATTGCCCCCGTTCCCGCTCTTGCGACGGTGGCCGCCGCCGCGCTGCTCGCCGCCGCGTTGTGGTCGGCCCGTTCGCTGAGCGCCCCGCAACCTTCCGCCGCCGTTGCCACCGCACCGCGCGCGCCGCTCGATGGCGCGGCCGGCGCGAACCTCTTTGGCGCCAGCCCCGAGAGCGCGCAAAACAACGCGGTCCAACTGCTCGGCATCCTGTCCTTCGATCCGCGTCATGCCGCGGCAATCGTCAGCGTCGGCGGCGATGCCGCGCGTGTCATTCACGTCGGCGGCACGTTCAACAACGACATGACGCTCGCTGAAATCCATCCGAAGTCGATCGTCGTCGAACGCCACGGCCTGCGCCGCGAAATCGCGCTGCCAGCCGCTCAGAACCCGAACGCCTATGTGCGCTGA
- the gspG gene encoding type II secretion system major pseudopilin GspG, which yields MVVIAILGILAALIVPKIMSRPDEARRVAAKQDIGSIMQAMNLYRLDNGRYPTQDQGLRALVEKPATDPVPNNWKDGGYLERLPVDPWGNPYQYLSPGTHGDIDIFSFGADGKAGGEANDADIGSWQ from the coding sequence ATGGTCGTGATCGCGATCCTCGGTATTCTCGCCGCGCTGATCGTGCCGAAGATCATGAGCCGTCCGGATGAAGCACGCCGGGTCGCGGCCAAACAGGACATCGGCTCGATCATGCAGGCGATGAACCTGTACCGCCTCGACAACGGCCGCTATCCGACCCAGGACCAGGGCCTGCGCGCGCTCGTCGAAAAGCCCGCCACGGACCCGGTGCCGAACAACTGGAAGGACGGCGGTTATCTCGAACGGCTGCCGGTCGATCCATGGGGCAATCCGTATCAGTATCTGAGCCCGGGCACGCATGGCGACATCGACATCTTCAGCTTCGGAGCGGACGGCAAGGCCGGCGGGGAGGCGAACGATGCGGACATCGGTTCCTGGCAGTAA
- a CDS encoding GspH/FimT family pseudopilin, producing MRTSVPGSKRVLRAARAAAPPPSHGRRQAGFTLLEMMVVMLIVGLLVAVVSLAPARNRRTDLSEEAQRLASLLESAGDEAEVRSVPIAWQPVDGGYRFYQQADNGAWTPLGGDVFRAHQWAVDVTDVSIRYQGSDKEAKRVVFGDESIDVPVRITLVSGGVRLQVVGTGIGNFVVKRP from the coding sequence ATGCGGACATCGGTTCCTGGCAGTAAGCGCGTGCTCCGCGCCGCACGCGCGGCAGCACCGCCGCCGAGTCATGGCCGGCGGCAGGCCGGCTTTACGCTGCTCGAAATGATGGTCGTGATGCTGATCGTCGGTCTGCTGGTGGCGGTCGTGTCGCTCGCGCCGGCACGTAACCGCCGCACCGATCTGTCCGAGGAGGCGCAGCGGCTTGCGTCGCTGCTGGAGTCGGCCGGCGACGAAGCCGAAGTGCGTTCGGTGCCGATCGCATGGCAACCGGTCGACGGCGGCTACCGGTTTTATCAGCAGGCCGATAACGGCGCGTGGACACCGCTTGGCGGCGACGTTTTTCGTGCGCATCAGTGGGCGGTGGACGTGACCGACGTATCGATCCGTTACCAGGGCAGCGACAAGGAGGCGAAGCGCGTGGTATTCGGCGACGAAAGCATCGATGTGCCCGTCAGGATCACGCTGGTCTCGGGTGGTGTGCGGCTGCAGGTCGTCGGCACCGGTATCGGCAACTTCGTCGTGAAACGGCCATGA
- the gspL gene encoding type II secretion system protein GspL: MRQEGQKAAVTSLTVLLPSIEQFDPHAWMTMPLRYGAADRNGGIETGEAPLEHLPRAAKLVLVLSARDTLLLEVSLPPVDGVKLRRLLPHAVEEFLIDDPQRGHIAVGPASAQEGRRAVAVIDRARFAALLDWFAEAGYRRVRAVPLILCVPLDDEAGDKASAADDRTEPALKTDEPNANTPLAEETAVTVEDTSLPAAAQPRITSVLVLPHRGLDNAKASVGLRFDEHATAEPDPTYELAVRQHATGFAIVTPRRLVEATLAELARREPLRISVLAQPARDAVPAGARPMSWTELAAHANACPLDLCQFEFANRSRAQSGAGGLRAWRWAIGLAAAAVAVSIGVVNVQWFQLRHREAALNAQWEGIVKAALPGTAVILDPRSQMQSGLARLRGAAGELRPDDYLVLAAGLSRALAPVPSDAIAVLDYSDGALDVSFKPGTTMDGGALRHRLQALGLTVHEDNGKWTIGSAPPGSH; this comes from the coding sequence ATGCGACAGGAGGGACAAAAAGCGGCGGTGACGTCGCTGACGGTCCTGCTGCCGTCGATCGAGCAATTCGATCCGCACGCGTGGATGACGATGCCGCTGAGATACGGCGCGGCGGATCGCAACGGCGGCATCGAGACCGGCGAGGCGCCGCTCGAACACTTGCCGCGCGCGGCGAAGCTCGTGCTGGTGCTGTCGGCACGGGACACGCTGTTGCTGGAGGTCAGTCTGCCGCCGGTCGATGGCGTGAAGCTGCGGCGTCTGCTGCCGCATGCGGTCGAAGAATTTCTGATCGACGATCCGCAGCGCGGCCATATCGCGGTCGGGCCGGCTTCCGCTCAGGAAGGGCGCCGAGCGGTGGCCGTGATCGACCGTGCCCGCTTCGCCGCATTGCTCGACTGGTTCGCCGAAGCGGGCTATCGACGCGTGCGCGCGGTGCCGTTGATTCTGTGCGTGCCGCTGGACGATGAGGCGGGCGATAAGGCGAGCGCAGCCGATGATCGAACCGAGCCCGCGCTGAAGACCGACGAACCCAACGCGAATACGCCGCTTGCCGAAGAGACCGCTGTGACGGTCGAGGACACGTCGTTACCCGCAGCGGCCCAGCCACGCATCACCAGCGTGCTGGTTCTGCCACATCGCGGGCTCGACAATGCGAAGGCGAGCGTCGGCCTCCGCTTCGATGAACACGCAACAGCAGAACCGGACCCAACCTACGAACTCGCGGTGCGCCAGCACGCGACCGGCTTCGCGATCGTGACGCCACGCCGGCTGGTCGAAGCGACGCTGGCCGAACTGGCGCGGCGTGAGCCGCTGCGTATCAGCGTGCTCGCGCAGCCGGCGCGCGATGCCGTACCGGCCGGCGCACGGCCGATGAGCTGGACGGAGCTGGCCGCGCACGCGAATGCCTGCCCGCTCGATCTTTGCCAGTTCGAATTCGCGAATCGCAGCCGCGCGCAGTCGGGCGCCGGCGGTCTGCGGGCATGGCGATGGGCGATCGGGCTCGCCGCCGCAGCGGTGGCGGTATCGATCGGCGTGGTGAACGTGCAGTGGTTCCAGTTGCGTCATCGCGAGGCTGCGCTGAACGCGCAGTGGGAGGGCATCGTCAAGGCGGCGTTGCCCGGCACGGCGGTGATCCTGGACCCGCGCAGCCAGATGCAGTCGGGCCTCGCGCGGCTGCGCGGCGCCGCGGGCGAACTGCGGCCGGACGACTACCTGGTGCTCGCGGCGGGGCTGTCGCGCGCGCTGGCGCCGGTGCCGTCCGATGCGATCGCCGTGCTCGACTACAGCGACGGCGCGCTGGACGTCAGCTTCAAGCCCGGCACGACGATGGATGGCGGCGCGCTGCGGCATCGGTTGCAGGCGCTGGGCCTGACCGTACACGAGGACAACGGCAAATGGACTATCGGCTCGGCACCGCCCGGCTCGCATTGA